A genomic stretch from Aedes albopictus strain Foshan chromosome 2, AalbF5, whole genome shotgun sequence includes:
- the LOC134287354 gene encoding ubiquitin thioesterase otubain-like translates to MSTSDSADTTSSSSASSNQKQPQEENQDELIIKQQREIEQEIAYSNPLVSESQAINSLNSEYLDDAVYIAKVKDLASKYRAIRRTRPDGNCFFRAFAYAYLEYLVRNKDEFTRFYEYAAKSRERLTEAGFPRFTIEDFYETFMEVINKVKPDGDNNTAAALVELHKLFNEQGYSDYVVVYLRLITSSHLQERADFYQNFIDGNYTIQEFCRQEVEPMYKESDHIHIIAICSALEAGVRVEYMDRGDGNQVIAHEFPDGCKPNVFLLYRPGHYDILYPNNEVQ, encoded by the exons ATGAGCACCTCGGATAGCGCCGATACGACGAGCAGCAGCAGCGCAAGCAGCAATCAGAAGCAGCCCCAGGAGGAAAACCAGGACGAACTTATCATCAAACAACAAAGGGAAATCGAACAAGAG ATAGCTTATTCGAATCCCTTGGTGAGCGAGTCTCAAGCCATCAACAGCTTGAATTCGGAATATCTGGACGATGCCGTCTACATTGCCAAGGTGAAGGATCTGGCATCCAAGTATCGAGCGATCCGGCGTACCCGCCCCGATGGCAATTGCTTTTTCCGGGCATTCGCCTATGCTTATTTGGAGTACTTGGTCCGCAACAAGGACGAATTTACTCGGTTCTATGAGTACGCAGCCAAATCTCGAGAAAGACTGACGGAAGCTGGATTTCCCAGGTTTACCATTGAAGATTTCTATGAGACCTTCATGGAGGTCATTAACAAAGTAAAACCCGATGGTGACAACAATACGGCCGCAGCGTTGGTTGAGCTGCATAAGCTTTTTAACGAGCAGGGCTACTCGGATTACGTTGTGGTCTATCTGCGCTTGATAACTTCCAGCCATTTGCAGGAAAGAGCTGATTTCTACCAGAACTTTATCGACGGAAATTACACGATCCAGGAGTTCTGTCGCCAGGAGGTGGAACCCATGTACAAGGAGTCGGATCACATTCACATCATCGCCATTTGTTCCGCTCTGGAGGCGGGTGTCCGCGTTGAGTACATGGACCGAGGCGATGGAAACCAGGTGATTGCTCACGAATTTCCCGACGGTTGCAAGCCGAATGTGTTTCTGCTGTACCGTCCGGGACACTATGACATTCTGTACCCCAACAACGAGGTACAGTAG